A DNA window from Paracoccus sediminicola contains the following coding sequences:
- a CDS encoding DEAD/DEAH box helicase, producing MAFDHNAVIASNDALRVPQREGWEHIREYFQQPDAPGEVGIVLPVGCGKSGLIAITPYAIHARRVLVIAPGTRIRGQLGEDLRANSPTNFYERCGVLGADDNFPETVVVASGRVNMDDIRHCEVAVANIQQIAGEENRWLDELEPDFFDLILVDEAHHNTAASWQQVKRRFPAARIVNFSATPMRADGALMEGEIIYSFPVLRAIEVGYVKRLRAKMLRPTELRYIDRSSGGERIIGADEVRALGESNAEFRRGIVMSEETLGSIVDQSIAELRRLREETGEQRLKIIASALNYDHCIQISEAFRARGLRADYVHSREAQANERVFQQLENHELDVIVQARMLGEGFDHKYLAVAMVGSVFANLSPFVQFVGRIMRVIEQNAPGHPLNQGVVVFHVGANVARRWNDFRAFSEADQGFFADLLPEAEEVEFSGDAAEREFGRRGGLDPVEVLEERGVRAADLDPIGDPHAAELLAQLAEMGVTPDQAAQEIRRLRMTRQDRREARRAALNERVQNESGGILGRLGISTGGRNLDPRRRERNFAWTVAQLHSRINERVGGQSADRQNFTLDQLNAAHEALPTVVRRLEEELRNATA from the coding sequence ATGGCATTTGACCATAACGCCGTTATCGCCAGCAACGACGCACTGCGGGTTCCGCAGCGGGAAGGCTGGGAGCACATCAGGGAGTATTTTCAACAGCCGGATGCGCCCGGCGAAGTTGGAATCGTCCTACCGGTCGGCTGCGGCAAGTCTGGTCTGATCGCGATCACACCCTATGCCATCCACGCGCGGCGCGTCCTTGTCATTGCACCCGGAACGCGTATCCGGGGTCAACTCGGGGAAGACCTGCGAGCCAACAGCCCGACGAATTTCTATGAGCGGTGCGGTGTCCTTGGCGCCGATGACAATTTCCCGGAAACCGTTGTCGTGGCAAGCGGCCGCGTCAATATGGACGACATACGGCACTGCGAGGTTGCGGTCGCGAACATCCAGCAGATTGCCGGCGAGGAGAACCGCTGGCTGGACGAGTTGGAGCCCGATTTCTTTGACCTGATCTTGGTCGATGAGGCACACCACAACACAGCGGCCAGCTGGCAGCAGGTAAAGCGGCGTTTCCCAGCCGCCCGCATCGTCAATTTCAGCGCCACTCCCATGCGCGCTGACGGGGCGCTGATGGAAGGTGAAATCATCTACAGCTTTCCCGTGCTCCGCGCCATCGAAGTGGGGTATGTTAAGCGCCTGCGCGCCAAGATGCTGAGACCCACCGAGCTCCGCTACATCGACCGCAGCAGCGGCGGCGAGCGGATCATCGGGGCGGACGAAGTTCGCGCACTCGGCGAGTCGAACGCCGAGTTCCGGCGCGGAATTGTCATGTCCGAAGAAACGCTCGGATCCATCGTGGACCAATCCATCGCCGAGCTGCGCCGGTTGCGCGAGGAAACCGGCGAGCAAAGGCTAAAGATCATCGCTTCAGCACTCAATTACGATCACTGCATTCAGATCTCCGAAGCGTTCCGCGCCCGCGGTCTCCGGGCCGATTACGTACACTCGCGGGAAGCGCAGGCTAATGAGCGGGTTTTTCAGCAGCTTGAAAATCACGAGCTGGACGTAATCGTGCAGGCCCGCATGCTGGGGGAGGGCTTCGATCACAAGTACCTCGCCGTCGCGATGGTCGGCAGCGTCTTCGCCAATCTCAGCCCGTTCGTGCAGTTTGTGGGAAGGATCATGCGCGTGATCGAGCAGAACGCGCCGGGCCACCCGCTGAACCAGGGTGTGGTCGTCTTTCATGTCGGTGCCAATGTCGCACGGCGCTGGAACGACTTCCGGGCGTTCAGTGAGGCAGATCAGGGCTTTTTCGCCGACCTGCTTCCCGAAGCGGAAGAGGTCGAATTCAGCGGCGATGCCGCGGAGCGCGAATTCGGCAGGAGAGGGGGGCTCGATCCGGTAGAGGTCTTGGAGGAGCGCGGCGTTCGCGCCGCCGACTTGGACCCTATAGGCGACCCTCACGCAGCGGAGCTTCTCGCACAGCTCGCCGAAATGGGCGTCACGCCCGATCAGGCTGCTCAGGAGATCCGGCGGCTCCGAATGACCCGGCAGGATCGGCGCGAAGCGCGCCGGGCTGCCCTTAATGAGCGGGTCCAGAACGAGAGCGGCGGCATTCTAGGACGCCTCGGGATAAGCACCGGCGGCAGAAACCTTGATCCACGGCGGAGGGAACGAAATTTCGCTTGGACGGTCGCGCAGCTTCACAGCCGCATCAATGAGCGTGTCGGGGGGCAGTCGGCCGACCGGCAGAATTTCACGCTCGATCAGCTCAACGCCGCGCATGAAGCGCTTCCGACCGTTGTGCGCCGACTAGAAGAAGAACTTCGCAATGCCACGGCCTAG
- a CDS encoding tyrosine-type recombinase/integrase translates to MSEMRLHDPAGHRLYLNAEERAAFLAAARRQPARNRTLCETLHFTGCRPSELVEITPARVDLSGGTIAIRSLKKRQNAAGKVKLVYRSVPVPPDYLDTLNTAHGIREAQRSRKQAQVPIWPLSRVRVWQIVKKIMIEAGIPDAPQRSPKGLRHGFGINAAVNGIPLHMLQKWLGHAQLSTTAIYADATGKEEQDIAARMWA, encoded by the coding sequence ATGAGCGAGATGCGCCTCCACGACCCGGCCGGACACCGGCTCTACCTGAACGCCGAGGAACGCGCCGCCTTCCTGGCCGCGGCCCGGCGCCAGCCAGCCCGCAACCGGACCCTCTGCGAGACGCTGCACTTCACCGGCTGCCGGCCCTCCGAGCTGGTTGAGATCACTCCGGCCCGGGTGGATCTCTCCGGCGGGACGATTGCGATCCGATCCCTGAAGAAGCGGCAGAACGCGGCGGGAAAGGTGAAACTCGTTTACCGGTCCGTCCCGGTGCCGCCGGATTACCTGGACACGCTCAACACCGCGCACGGCATCCGCGAGGCCCAGAGATCCCGAAAACAGGCCCAGGTCCCGATCTGGCCGCTGAGCCGGGTGCGGGTCTGGCAGATCGTCAAGAAGATCATGATCGAGGCCGGCATCCCCGACGCCCCGCAGCGCAGTCCCAAGGGTCTGCGGCACGGGTTCGGGATCAACGCGGCCGTCAACGGCATCCCGCTGCACATGCTGCAGAAATGGCTGGGGCACGCCCAGCTCAGCACCACCGCGATCTATGCCGATGCCACCGGCAAGGAAGAACAGGACATCGCGGCCAGGATGTGGGCGTAG
- a CDS encoding DNA adenine methylase, with the protein MTMGQQTLRIIKPEATAAIDSRARPLALQKVERFPELRYMGSKRRLLPWIHEVLETLDFETALDPFSGSNAVGYLIKAMDRRVITSDFLNMSATIGKALIKNNSVQLDGPAMKCLLAAPANTHNFIEKTFSGVFYTPEDLRFLDRISGNLRQLDNPYQQDLAMAALMRACVKRQPRGVFTISGDLSKYDDGRRDLRLSIEEHFFEQVEVFNEAVFSNNRRNHASRNDVFKTETRGVDLVYLDPPYVPRADDNCYIKRYHFLEGLSCYWQGLDIDYSTKVRKIPKRFTPFSYRKQAVEAFERLFQKFRHQKIVLSYSSNGFPDLEQLTDIMKNTKPDVRVFRRNHTYHFGTHSKVKRAFVEEYLIVGQ; encoded by the coding sequence ATGACCATGGGGCAGCAGACACTTCGCATCATCAAGCCAGAGGCCACGGCCGCAATTGACAGCCGGGCGCGTCCCTTGGCGCTTCAGAAGGTCGAGCGCTTTCCTGAATTGCGTTACATGGGATCCAAGCGCCGCCTACTTCCGTGGATCCACGAAGTTCTGGAAACACTCGACTTCGAAACGGCTCTGGATCCGTTTAGCGGCAGTAATGCAGTCGGATATCTCATCAAGGCGATGGACCGCCGCGTGATAACCAGTGACTTTCTTAATATGTCTGCGACCATCGGCAAGGCGCTCATTAAAAACAACAGCGTCCAGCTCGATGGCCCCGCCATGAAGTGCTTGTTGGCCGCTCCAGCCAACACGCATAACTTCATAGAAAAGACCTTTTCGGGCGTATTCTATACACCGGAAGATTTGCGATTCTTGGACAGGATATCTGGGAATCTTCGCCAGCTCGACAACCCGTATCAGCAAGATCTGGCGATGGCTGCGCTTATGCGTGCCTGCGTCAAACGCCAACCGCGTGGCGTGTTCACGATCTCCGGCGACCTATCCAAGTACGATGACGGTCGCCGAGATTTGCGCTTATCCATCGAAGAGCATTTTTTCGAACAGGTGGAGGTTTTCAACGAAGCCGTTTTCTCAAACAATCGGCGCAATCATGCTTCCCGCAATGACGTCTTCAAGACTGAAACACGAGGTGTTGACCTAGTTTATCTTGACCCTCCCTATGTGCCGCGCGCAGATGATAATTGCTACATTAAGCGCTATCATTTTCTGGAAGGATTATCTTGCTACTGGCAGGGCTTAGACATCGACTACTCCACAAAAGTACGAAAAATTCCGAAACGCTTTACACCGTTTAGCTATCGAAAACAGGCAGTCGAAGCATTCGAGCGCCTTTTCCAGAAATTCAGGCATCAGAAGATAGTTCTGTCCTATAGCTCGAACGGATTTCCGGACCTCGAACAGCTGACCGATATCATGAAGAACACAAAGCCGGATGTGCGGGTCTTTCGGCGCAACCACACATATCACTTCGGCACACATAGTAAGGTGAAGCGGGCTTTTGTCGAAGAATATTTAATCGTGGGGCAATAA
- a CDS encoding replication initiator protein A: MDTETPNLDASDEGTKLPAPLLPERHPQHDLFICDVADAILKDMMAHMEHPFYSLSKKPETNVRRYEHNGNWIEITPSVKGLATIYDKDILIYCISQIMAKLKKNEEVSPRVRINSRDLLVFTNRGTAGKDYTALVEAIDRLAGTRISTNIKTSDEEQYDTFGLIDTASIRRKHGLDGRLLWCEVKLSDWVFNAIRSQEVLTLHKDYFRLRKPIERRVYEIARKHCGYQDEWRIGLPTLLKKTGSQSPMKRFRQMIRDLADYDHLPDYSVTFDAETDMVTFRNRGSMLASSGAEAWEGHLDGDAHIEAKSAAPGWDTHMLEREWRSWLGENEIEPKHPARHFVKFCKSWYEKRGRP; this comes from the coding sequence ATGGACACTGAAACCCCGAATCTCGATGCCTCCGACGAGGGGACAAAGCTCCCTGCTCCACTCCTGCCTGAGCGGCATCCGCAGCATGACCTGTTCATCTGCGACGTGGCTGACGCGATCCTCAAGGACATGATGGCGCACATGGAGCACCCCTTTTACTCGCTGTCGAAGAAGCCCGAGACGAACGTACGGCGCTATGAGCATAACGGAAACTGGATCGAAATAACACCCAGCGTCAAAGGCTTAGCGACGATCTACGACAAGGATATCCTCATCTACTGCATTTCGCAGATCATGGCGAAGCTCAAGAAGAACGAGGAAGTATCGCCACGGGTGCGGATCAACTCGCGGGATCTCTTGGTCTTCACGAACCGTGGGACTGCGGGAAAAGACTACACAGCCCTGGTCGAAGCCATCGACCGCCTTGCAGGCACGCGCATTAGCACGAACATCAAGACTTCCGACGAAGAGCAGTACGACACCTTCGGCCTGATCGACACGGCTTCGATCCGTCGCAAGCACGGCCTCGACGGGCGGCTGCTCTGGTGTGAGGTGAAGCTCTCGGATTGGGTGTTCAACGCGATCCGCTCTCAAGAAGTCTTGACGCTCCACAAGGACTATTTTCGGCTGCGGAAACCTATTGAGCGGCGGGTGTACGAGATCGCCCGCAAGCATTGCGGCTATCAGGATGAGTGGCGAATCGGCCTCCCTACCCTTCTCAAGAAGACGGGCTCGCAGAGTCCTATGAAGCGGTTTCGTCAGATGATCCGTGATCTGGCCGATTACGACCACCTGCCAGACTACAGCGTTACCTTCGATGCTGAGACCGATATGGTGACGTTCCGCAATCGTGGCTCCATGCTTGCCAGCTCCGGCGCGGAAGCATGGGAAGGCCACCTCGATGGGGATGCACACATTGAAGCCAAGTCGGCTGCTCCTGGCTGGGACACACACATGCTGGAGCGGGAATGGCGGTCATGGCTGGGCGAGAACGAGATCGAGCCTAAGCACCCTGCCCGTCACTTCGTGAAGTTCTGCAAGAGCTGGTACGAGAAGAGGGGGCGTCCATGA
- a CDS encoding TRAP transporter substrate-binding protein, producing MTRLLTGTVAALALALPAAATEYRVAVGDGAGGTQEALGKAFVAALEEQSGGDMTAKLFLNGQLGDEQDTVTAAATGTLDFSILAINNITPFSPSVGTLTLPYVILSQDDAEAVTQGEVGKQMVEQTIEDAGVRIIGWGYSGFRVLTNSKKPVSTVADLQGLVVRVPKNEIMIETYKSWGINPTPMAWGETFAALQQKVVDGQDNPYMTVYAMKFDEVQKYITNLRYIFSIEPLIVSEALFEGLSEEQQQQVLAAGEAATQASAEFLRAEEAKIRDELVSRGMEISEPADGEKEFIDLATAAVWPKFYDQIGGKEVLDNVLTSLGREPAAE from the coding sequence ATGACACGCCTGCTGACCGGCACCGTGGCCGCCCTTGCGCTGGCCCTTCCGGCCGCCGCCACCGAATACCGCGTGGCCGTGGGCGACGGCGCCGGCGGCACGCAAGAGGCGCTTGGCAAGGCCTTCGTCGCCGCGCTGGAAGAACAGTCGGGTGGCGACATGACCGCCAAGCTGTTCCTGAACGGCCAGCTGGGCGACGAGCAGGACACCGTCACCGCCGCCGCCACCGGGACGCTGGATTTCTCGATCCTCGCGATCAACAACATCACCCCCTTCTCGCCTTCGGTCGGCACGCTGACCCTGCCCTATGTCATCCTGTCGCAGGACGACGCAGAGGCGGTGACCCAGGGCGAAGTCGGCAAGCAGATGGTGGAACAGACCATCGAGGATGCCGGCGTGCGCATCATCGGCTGGGGCTATTCGGGCTTCCGGGTGCTGACCAACTCGAAGAAACCCGTCTCGACCGTGGCCGACCTGCAGGGGCTGGTGGTCCGCGTCCCGAAGAACGAAATCATGATCGAGACCTACAAAAGCTGGGGCATCAACCCGACCCCGATGGCTTGGGGCGAAACCTTCGCCGCGCTTCAGCAGAAGGTCGTTGACGGTCAGGACAACCCCTACATGACCGTCTATGCGATGAAGTTCGACGAGGTTCAGAAATACATCACGAACCTGCGCTACATCTTCTCGATCGAGCCGCTGATCGTCAGTGAGGCGCTGTTCGAGGGGCTGTCGGAAGAGCAGCAGCAGCAGGTGCTGGCGGCCGGTGAAGCCGCGACCCAGGCCTCGGCCGAGTTCCTGCGCGCCGAGGAAGCCAAGATCCGCGACGAACTGGTCAGCCGTGGCATGGAGATCAGCGAACCGGCCGATGGCGAGAAAGAGTTCATCGACCTGGCCACCGCGGCTGTCTGGCCGAAATTCTATGACCAGATCGGCGGCAAGGAGGTGCTGGACAACGTCCTGACCTCGCTGGGTCGCGAACCCGCCGCCGAGTGA
- a CDS encoding NAD(P)H-dependent flavin oxidoreductase, with protein MTDILRTPLCDLLGCEVPVLLAGMGGVARWELAAAVASAGGYPTLGMVREDPDLIAQEVTALRAATDRDFAVNLIPAATDAALLTAQIDRCLELEVPAFSFFWDVVPEAVRRAKDAGCLVLHQVGTVEAARKAEAAGADLLIAQGVEAGGHVHGRTPVFDLARSLREAAGIPVAVAGGMSTGEDLARALREGLAGIQCGSAFLATEESFAHPYHKQRLVEATGEDTVLTDVFVLNWPKGAAVRVLENSVTQGLDGKLLGHDPNDLPRETIAWDDATPRLRYSTDSPLRTTSGDLEAMALFAGQGIGALETVMPAAERLRLMARDARSLLGPDPGR; from the coding sequence ATGACGGACATTCTGAGAACGCCGCTCTGCGACCTGCTTGGCTGCGAGGTCCCTGTCCTTCTTGCCGGGATGGGCGGCGTGGCCCGCTGGGAACTTGCCGCCGCCGTCGCGTCGGCAGGTGGCTATCCGACACTGGGCATGGTGCGCGAGGATCCGGACCTGATCGCGCAAGAGGTCACCGCCCTGCGCGCCGCGACCGATCGCGACTTCGCCGTCAACCTGATCCCCGCCGCCACCGACGCGGCCCTTCTGACGGCGCAGATCGACCGCTGTCTGGAACTCGAGGTTCCGGCCTTCTCGTTCTTCTGGGATGTCGTTCCAGAGGCCGTCAGGCGCGCGAAAGACGCGGGTTGTCTGGTGCTGCATCAGGTAGGCACGGTGGAAGCTGCCCGGAAGGCCGAGGCCGCCGGCGCCGACTTGCTGATCGCGCAAGGCGTCGAGGCCGGCGGACATGTTCACGGGCGGACGCCTGTATTCGATCTTGCGCGCTCCTTACGGGAAGCGGCCGGAATTCCGGTGGCCGTGGCGGGCGGCATGTCGACGGGTGAAGATCTTGCCCGAGCCCTGCGGGAGGGACTTGCCGGAATTCAGTGCGGCTCGGCCTTTCTTGCGACAGAGGAATCCTTCGCCCATCCTTATCACAAGCAGCGGCTGGTCGAGGCCACGGGCGAGGACACCGTGCTGACCGACGTGTTCGTCCTGAACTGGCCGAAGGGCGCGGCGGTGCGGGTTCTGGAAAACTCGGTGACGCAAGGGCTTGACGGCAAGTTGCTGGGCCATGACCCGAACGACCTGCCGCGCGAGACGATTGCTTGGGACGATGCGACGCCGCGCCTGCGCTACAGCACGGACTCGCCATTGCGGACGACAAGTGGCGATCTGGAAGCGATGGCGCTTTTCGCGGGGCAGGGGATCGGGGCTCTGGAGACGGTCATGCCAGCCGCCGAACGCCTGAGACTGATGGCTCGGGACGCAAGGAGCCTGCTGGGTCCGGATCCGGGGCGTTGA
- a CDS encoding aldo/keto reductase — protein sequence MLNGHPGSHREACEASLRRLGVERIDLYYVHRAEAGRPIEDTIEVLADLVRAGKVARIGLSEVSAETLRRAHAVHPVAAVQSEYSLTTRDMEADMLPTCRELGVAFVAYSPLGRGLLSGRMKSSDLAQNDFRRNAPRFAGDALETNLAHLDTLRDIADQREATPSQVALAWVLAKGVFAIPGTKRLSYLEQNIAAASLRLSADDIAKLDHAYAPGRFAGDRYPTEGMKGVNA from the coding sequence TTGCTCAATGGCCACCCGGGATCACACCGTGAAGCCTGCGAGGCTTCGCTTAGGCGTCTCGGCGTCGAGCGGATCGACCTCTATTATGTCCATCGCGCCGAAGCCGGACGGCCGATTGAGGACACCATCGAGGTGCTGGCCGATCTGGTGCGGGCGGGCAAGGTCGCCCGGATCGGTCTCAGCGAAGTTTCGGCCGAGACCCTGCGCCGCGCCCACGCGGTCCATCCGGTGGCCGCCGTGCAGAGCGAATATTCGCTGACCACCCGCGACATGGAGGCCGACATGCTGCCGACCTGCCGGGAACTGGGCGTCGCTTTCGTCGCCTACAGCCCGCTGGGACGCGGCTTGCTGTCGGGCAGGATGAAAAGCAGCGACCTTGCCCAGAACGACTTCCGCCGCAACGCGCCTCGCTTTGCCGGGGACGCGCTGGAGACGAACCTCGCGCATCTCGATACCTTGCGCGACATCGCGGATCAGCGTGAGGCGACGCCATCGCAGGTCGCGCTCGCCTGGGTTTTGGCCAAGGGTGTGTTCGCCATCCCCGGCACCAAGCGGCTGAGCTATCTCGAACAGAATATCGCCGCCGCGAGTCTGCGCCTGTCGGCAGACGACATCGCCAAACTCGACCACGCTTATGCACCGGGAAGATTCGCCGGCGACCGCTACCCCACCGAGGGCATGAAGGGCGTCAACGCCTGA
- a CDS encoding DpnII family type II restriction endonuclease: protein MRVVHQSFDQIIDSLSPLEADWMDNTAEAIMERLQAVPMKASFERADIASLIDAKDGTSFQVSKFCVGLFLGFSKDKLEVELTDRLGPGGTGIKRYQGDQEAYLSVLIELGLLDAMTVTVNTVPVWSDILKERLRSGRGSAIQGQQRGRGLEDFAEDIIKEVFGSAYEPRCTFQGAAGPAKCDFAIPKKDQPFILIESKGYGATGSKMSDIIGDLDAIIAAKRHDASLLFITDGLTWKARANDLRKIIQRQNDGRITRIYTKQMHDAFKADLMTLKGEYGI, encoded by the coding sequence ATGCGAGTTGTTCATCAAAGCTTCGACCAGATCATCGACAGTCTTTCACCGCTTGAAGCAGACTGGATGGACAACACGGCAGAAGCGATCATGGAGCGGCTCCAGGCCGTTCCGATGAAAGCCAGTTTTGAACGTGCCGATATCGCCTCTCTGATCGATGCGAAGGACGGCACGTCCTTCCAAGTATCCAAGTTCTGTGTGGGTCTTTTTCTCGGGTTTTCTAAGGATAAGTTGGAAGTCGAACTTACTGATCGACTTGGACCAGGAGGCACTGGAATCAAACGCTATCAAGGCGACCAGGAAGCCTATCTGAGTGTGCTGATTGAGTTAGGCCTGTTGGACGCGATGACCGTAACCGTGAATACTGTGCCGGTCTGGAGCGATATTTTGAAGGAACGCCTGCGGTCAGGACGTGGTAGCGCCATCCAGGGTCAGCAGAGGGGTAGGGGCCTCGAAGACTTTGCCGAAGATATTATCAAAGAAGTTTTCGGATCGGCCTATGAACCTCGCTGCACATTTCAGGGCGCCGCCGGTCCTGCAAAATGCGATTTCGCCATCCCCAAAAAAGACCAACCTTTCATTCTGATCGAGTCGAAAGGCTATGGCGCGACCGGCTCCAAGATGAGCGACATCATTGGCGATCTTGATGCCATCATTGCCGCAAAGCGGCACGACGCTAGCCTTCTGTTTATCACCGATGGACTAACCTGGAAGGCACGGGCTAACGATCTGCGCAAGATAATCCAGCGGCAGAACGATGGTCGCATCACTCGGATCTATACGAAGCAAATGCATGATGCGTTCAAGGCCGATCTTATGACCCTAAAGGGCGAATATGGAATCTAA
- a CDS encoding ParA family protein yields MSYIIGMVSQKGGAGKSTLARLFARELAKDGFAVKIADLDTQQTTCTEWAADRAEAKIEPEIQVQPFGNIKTALAEAPRFDAYILDGRPHSSQQTLDIAKAADLVVIPTGQTKDDLRPAVKLAHGLADAGISPGKIAFALVKTTNSDAELNAARTYLEQTDYTTLDGFVPVSTAYGIAHDAGKVITETPHRTLNEKAERLAQSIIDRLAALTAAKEVA; encoded by the coding sequence ATGAGCTACATCATCGGAATGGTCTCGCAGAAAGGCGGGGCAGGGAAGTCGACTCTGGCACGTCTCTTCGCGCGCGAACTCGCCAAGGACGGCTTCGCGGTCAAGATCGCAGACCTAGACACCCAACAAACAACATGCACCGAGTGGGCGGCTGATCGCGCCGAGGCGAAGATCGAGCCAGAAATCCAAGTACAGCCTTTCGGTAACATCAAGACGGCTTTGGCCGAAGCGCCTCGCTTCGACGCCTACATCCTCGACGGCCGTCCGCACTCCTCCCAGCAAACGCTGGACATCGCCAAAGCAGCTGATCTGGTCGTTATCCCGACAGGACAGACGAAAGACGATCTGCGGCCTGCCGTGAAACTCGCACACGGCCTTGCGGATGCAGGGATCAGCCCTGGCAAGATCGCGTTCGCCCTGGTGAAGACGACGAACAGCGATGCTGAGCTGAATGCTGCGCGGACATACCTTGAGCAGACCGACTACACGACGCTTGACGGGTTTGTGCCTGTCTCGACCGCGTATGGCATCGCGCACGATGCTGGAAAGGTCATCACGGAGACGCCGCACCGAACGCTAAACGAGAAGGCCGAACGGCTGGCACAGTCGATAATCGACCGCTTGGCCGCACTGACGGCGGCGAAGGAGGTTGCGTAA
- a CDS encoding PLP-dependent aminotransferase family protein, with protein MSARIPTEIIFLREDEAPTLQGRLAAAIVRAVLESRARAGTRLPSSRSLAAALGISRMTVTLVYQELVSQGYLETLPRSGIAVAATVPHRRLRTSGVRLGVGRPPDWGVWLSDHQMPRRVIRKPANWRDFRYPFIYGQADPTLFDHNAWRDCARRALGTRDFADLAADRYGADDPLLIDYICSNTLPRRGIHARPEEVLVTLGAQNALFLATELLARADRLAVTEEPGYPDFAETLRRAQSPTTFLLVDHGGLNPADLPEKTSLVIVTPSHHIPTGSTMPLDRRRDLIARAAAQDFLIIEDDYDFEMSYLAPPAPALKSLDQDGRVVYIGSFSKSLFPGLRIGYMVGPAELIAQARALRSIMLRHPPSHLQRITAYFLALGHYDAHIVRLRQTLKARRATLERALSQTSLQIAGAPSSGGSSIWVRLPGNTDSAELAERLRQQSLLIEPGAVFFETPPDPCPYFRLGYGSISEKDIAAGIALIERATLTGKASSAPLI; from the coding sequence ATGTCAGCCCGGATTCCCACCGAAATCATCTTTCTGCGCGAGGATGAGGCGCCGACGCTGCAGGGGCGGCTGGCGGCGGCCATCGTGCGGGCAGTTCTGGAAAGCCGGGCCCGGGCAGGCACACGGCTGCCTTCAAGCCGCAGTCTGGCGGCGGCGCTGGGGATATCGCGGATGACGGTGACGCTGGTCTATCAGGAACTGGTCAGCCAGGGTTATCTGGAGACGCTGCCTAGATCTGGTATCGCGGTGGCGGCGACAGTGCCGCACAGGCGGCTGCGGACCTCGGGCGTTCGCCTTGGGGTCGGCCGGCCGCCCGACTGGGGGGTATGGCTGTCCGATCACCAGATGCCGCGCCGGGTGATCCGCAAACCCGCGAACTGGCGGGATTTCCGCTATCCCTTCATCTACGGGCAGGCGGATCCGACGCTGTTCGACCACAACGCATGGCGCGACTGCGCGCGGCGCGCGCTGGGAACGCGCGATTTCGCCGATCTGGCCGCCGACCGCTATGGCGCCGACGATCCGCTGTTGATCGACTACATCTGTTCGAACACCCTGCCGCGCCGCGGCATACATGCCCGGCCAGAGGAAGTGCTGGTCACGCTGGGGGCGCAGAACGCGCTGTTCCTGGCGACCGAGCTTCTGGCCCGCGCCGACCGGCTGGCCGTGACCGAGGAACCCGGCTATCCCGATTTCGCGGAAACGCTGCGCCGCGCACAAAGCCCGACCACGTTCCTGCTGGTCGATCACGGCGGGCTGAATCCCGCCGATCTGCCCGAAAAGACCAGCCTCGTGATCGTCACCCCGAGCCATCACATCCCGACCGGCAGCACCATGCCGCTGGACCGTCGGCGCGATCTTATCGCCCGTGCCGCGGCGCAGGACTTCCTGATCATCGAAGACGATTACGACTTCGAGATGTCCTATCTCGCGCCGCCCGCGCCGGCGCTGAAGTCGTTGGATCAGGACGGCCGCGTCGTCTATATCGGCAGTTTTTCCAAGTCGCTGTTTCCGGGGTTGCGGATCGGATACATGGTCGGGCCGGCGGAGCTGATCGCCCAGGCCCGCGCGCTGCGTTCGATCATGCTGCGCCACCCGCCCAGCCATCTGCAGCGCATCACCGCCTATTTCCTTGCGCTGGGGCATTACGACGCGCATATCGTGCGCCTGCGGCAGACGCTGAAGGCACGGCGCGCGACCCTTGAACGGGCGCTTTCGCAGACTTCGTTGCAGATCGCGGGCGCACCGTCTTCGGGCGGCTCCAGCATCTGGGTCCGCCTTCCCGGCAATACCGACAGTGCAGAACTGGCCGAGCGCCTGCGCCAACAAAGCCTGCTGATCGAACCCGGCGCGGTATTTTTCGAAACCCCGCCCGATCCCTGTCCCTATTTCCGCCTCGGCTATGGTTCGATCTCAGAGAAGGACATCGCCGCCGGAATCGCCCTCATCGAGCGCGCGACGCTTACAGGCAAGGCATCCTCGGCGCCGTTGATCTGA